The segment tttgtctgcctGTTTATCTATTTGTTTGAATGTCTTGATGAGAGCTCATTTTAACAACGAGCATGTGTATTCTGCATCTGTTCTTGAAGTAGTTTGTAAAGAGCAAGATAATCACTTTATCAAATCCCTTTACAATGAAATaccaataattatattgtaaacaAGTATGAAACAAGGcataatagacaaaaaaaattatcgtctatataaataattgcactaagttatttcaaatacatatttatttattaaaaaatacattttttttatattcatcaaaTGAAACTAAATCCGGGTCgattaataatataagaaagtAGGAACCtggaattttttcaatatatccgGATGTCACTATAAGTGGTTTCCACTGTATAAGACAAATATTTGTCATAGTACCAACAGTACCTGGTATATTAATCAACTCTTCCATTTCGGAGCAATATTTGAATTCTCCAATAATTGTTCTTGAGTGACAAATGATGGACTTACTGTGTGTTTACTACTCAAATCTGAGTAAATGCTCCGGAAAAAatcttgaattaattatttgaattgctaaatctttcctacaaaaataaagtatcaacttcagtttcgtgtttgtacaagattatatatagtaagtctcattcaaataattattataatcagggttgtaaaaattattgaaatcctCGTTAACAtacatcaaaaaaatgtaaagatgGTAATCTGGAAGGCATTTTAGTAaggttcttaattattttttcctattttaaagattcaaacGTAGTATTAGCGAATAAGGATCACTTTAGTTTTTATAGTAAGCTCTGTTTGCAAATAATATGATGTCTATAATCTtgccatatttatattatactcttatttttgatttacactgACAAGGAGTATAACAATCTCAAAACTTAAGCTGAGACCatggagataaaaaatatttatatattttaaatgttgctATGGCTGAGAACCCTGAATCTTATTcgatattaatgattaattattaatgagttAATGCAAGGAATGCTAGAGAGAAGGACTGGAAACATAATTGATTCATCTGTTGACTGTAGTCCTTTGACTTcattactcattattatttgtgacTAAAGATAGGACGGATGTTGGACTCGGGTCTGAAGTACTGGGGTATAGTACAAGTAACCTTTTATTATACGAAAAGATCCAAGATTGCGTACTCGAAATTTTACGGATCTTGAAAAATATCAGAGGGATTTTTCCGATCTTAAAAACCTTTattgttgtttaatttttaatcaaacgtaGCATCTCTATTCATCTTGATTAGTGCTGGGAGCAGTTGCATCGCGTGGTTattctatagtttaaaaaaaaaaatcttataagcTATAATAACTAAAGAGTcctttaataataactaataattatgttctaataGTAATACCATTGGGTTACTTTATATTCATAGTTTCGGCATACAAGTATCCATTTAATTTTGGTTTCAGGCACCCAAAATTTACTCGAATAAGATCCGAACCTACCCAgatccgagaaaatgtggatACATCTTATCTTTATTTGTGACGTCATAACTgtgaaacaattaaaaattcatcaatgaaggaaaaataatgaatgaactAAATTTGAGGACTGGAGTCAACAGCTGTCTTAATGATGTCGCTAGTCCTTCTTTCTCTAATAATCCTTTCTTAATGTCAATGTGAGAAGTAAAGTTCTGGCCTCTGGGTATGAAGTGAAGTGAAGCTGTCAGTTGGGTCTAAAGACCTTTAGGCGATAGATACTAAAGTTGATGATATGACGATAATTGTGTTTTTGGTAGATACTTCTGCGTCAATGGAGCAGAAGGCGTATGCCTCTGGTCGTTGTTCCTTGCTGGACGTGGCTAAAGGAGCAGTTGAGTTCTTCGTGAAGATGCGGCAAAAATTTCCCGAGTCTCGTGGGGATCGTTATATGCTACTCACGTTCGAGGATTATCCTAGGAATATCAAAGCGGGCTGGAAAGAGAATTTTCAAACctttatgaatgaattaaagAATTTGGTGGGGTCTGGGATGACAACAATGGGCTCTGCCTTGAAGCAAGTCTTCGACATTCTCAACATGAACCGAATGCAAACAGGGATAGATATGTATGGACAAGGGCGCTACCCTTTTTACTTGGAACCCGTCGTCATTATTGTGATATCGGACGGGGGGAAACTCACGACTCAAGACACTGTTGAGACAGAGCTCAACCTACCTATGCATTCCACTGTACCTGGATCAGAACTCACTCGTGAGCCTTTTCGTTGGGATCAAAGGCTTTATGCGCTTGTTCTTCGTATGGCTGGTACTCCACCAGCTTCCCAGGATGGACACGTAGCTACTGACAAAAGTCCAATAGATGCTATGTGTGAAGTTACGGGTGGACGTTCCTATGTGGTTACTTCACATAGAGTTCTTCATCAATGCATTGATAGCTTAGTTCAAAAACTACAGTCTGGAGTGGTTGTCCATTTCGAAAAAATGGGTCCCGATCCACCTATTCTCAATAAACATCCTGATAATGATGATTCTGTCCAAATTGCTGATGAAGATACTTTGAATGcaaaagttttaactttttctaatgaaaataattgtaatattatgcCTCATACACCCAATCCTATTTTATCTCCGTCGAATATTAATTGGCATAACTGTAGAAGGCTAATTTATGTTCCTAAATCTACGCAAAAAGGATTTACGCTTGGTTTTTGGCCGTTTCCGGAGTCATTTCTTCCAGATAGTAATTCTCCTACGCTTATTAAACGTTCCGCGCATCCTAATGTTAAATTTACTTGTAGTAGCCAGGAACCCATGATAATCGACAATTTACCGTTTGATAAGTATGAACTTGAACCTAGTCCCTTAACCTTATATATTCTGGCCAGGAAACAGCCTAAAATATCTTGGCAAGTTTTCATTCAGGGTTCTGGCAAGGGAGGTCTTCAAGATAAAGGATATCCTTTTGGTTATTTGAAAGCATCTACTAATTTATTGTCTGTTAATTTATTTGTGCTACCTTATAACTACCCCATACTTCTCCCACTATTAGATGTACTATTTCGTCAACATAGATTGAAACCTACGAATGAGTGGAAAAACGagtttaataattacttaaaaacaaTGCCTTCCTACTATGCTGGACCACTGAGGAAAGCCCTCATAAGAATGGGAGCTGGAAATCTTGCTATGTCTCTTATACCAGAGAGTTTAGATAATTGTTTAAGTTATAGAGTAACTACCTATCTCAAAAGACTTAAAAATCAAGCTAAGTTAGAGTATGATAAAACCCTGAGTTCTACTCCTATTCAGAGAAACGGAATTGAAAATCTTAATATTGTACCTCGATCCCCTCTTAGGAAGGAATTGTTGTTATCTAGTTTTCCTCAAAATAAAGTTGTTCACTCTCGAGATCAATTGATCGATTTCTCTGGCTATACTTTACAATGCAGAGAGAGTAAAACATGTCATTACAACACTTGTAGAAACCCCTTTGATGTCCCACGTCATGACTTATTGGATCAAATAGTTCGaatggaaacaaattttttaaagtcaatgcGAAATTCAAAATTAGTTGATGATGACACTAAACATTCATTGCCTATTGGGCTAATGGGAAATTATCAAGACTTTCTAAAACATATGCCTCCTCCACTTAGAGAAATCGAAGATATTCCAATTCGGCAACACATGTTTGgaaatccttttaaaataaacaaaaatattatgttggaTGAGGTAGTTGATGAAATTGCTCTGGCTGGTGGAACTTCTATTCATTCAGGGGGAATAAATCAATTAACTAACAGGAAACGTTTCACTGATTCTAGCAATTCGCACATTCCTAAAAAGTTTAAGAAGGGGCCCCTTCCTCGAGATTTTATTTATCGAAGTCCTTCACATTCCGCCCATCTCTCTAGAAATCATAATGTTGATGATCAAAATttagataaaggaaataaatcgCTCTTGATTCATGAAGTTTCAGGAGATTCAGTTTTTCCTACCAACTCCGTTAATAATTCTTTAGTTATTCACTCAAATCATGTTTCCAATACGATTACTCCAGAGATGGTTGTAGAATTACACGAAGATTCTGATCCACCTCAATTATCAATACCGGAAAATACTTTGATACCATCAGTAATGATAAAAGACGGTTTATGTACAGAAAATGAGCTCTCGGGTAATGCAATTGAAGGTtccaaagtttttaatattaagaaagaTAATAGTGATGCTCCtgtttccattatttttgagAGTAGCTGTCGTGAGGAATTAAATACCCCTTACGACAGCGATGAAGATCAGATCTCTATTACCTCGTTAGATCCTTTATCAGATTTAAATGAGGAAGGACAGTCATTGCTTAGACATAATACTGAAGAACTTCGGAGCATCAAATTGAGAAATCAAAACATACGTCGAATAATTTGTAAAGAAGTGAAACGTCCTGGTAAAAATCATGATCGACTTTATCAGATACTTAAAGAAGAACTACATGGGCCTTCACAAATACGAAgatattacattgaaaaaatgattgaagAAGCATTTAGGTTTAAAAGGAAATCGCTTGCAGAAtatcttttgttaaaaatggaTGAATTAATTAGAATTTGAGATGTTATTTCGTTAAATcaagataaaatgtttattattggaagaatgtataagtatatttttactatgtaggtatatgaaacaacacattatttttttaatgttttcagCTATAGAATGAGATATTGGCCATtggttcttttaatttattttctgtctattgtttttcatacttttgcaataaaatttattatgaaggtttaaaaactgaaaaaaatgtcattattcaTTAGTATAATCAAGTTTCTTCCTAAGAGAATTTGGAGTGGGCTGTCCTACTCCCTTTCTTTTTCTGAATTTGGGCAAAAGAAGGATGTTAATAACATATGGatcctcaatatttttttatcccttcCAGAGACGATTTACTTTTAGGTATTTCATAGTAAGGTAAATCCTTGTTCAATATTCAATCTTGTACTCATAATATCattgactatttattattttaatcattattattaattgttcgAGATATACTATAGGAGTAAATAATACTTCCAGTCATGTTAAATAATCCATGCttaataaaacaattcattGAAAGAATCCAGAAATTGATTAAATCTAATAGCTAGTTCATTCAAActgtattaatgaaatttggGACTGTATgcgaaaattgactttttttgtgtAGCCCTCTTTTCTTGTAGTTCTCAAATAAATACATgttcattatcaaataaaattgtttactcTATTTTTAACCACCAACATCTTCTTATAGATCAAGTTATTATCTGAAAAAATCATACCAAGTGCATTGTCTGCAATAGACCcatgaataataaaagaatgtatttaatatcaaatattttagaacCAATGTTTGGATACAATTTACAAATGATAATGATATTACTTataaagtttattgaaaaataatcaaccATTGAGATTGACATACCTAAATGAGTTATTAAATCGTTTGCTAAAAATATGCAACCATACACCATAAAGTGTTAACTTGAAAAAATAGGCAATTGCTATCAAAAGTCGAGTTCTACACTACAACTAACGTTATATTCATGAGTAGTTTTGAGTAGTTTCAGGGTTGTCCGCAAAAGGGAGaaattttaaacactttaatggagaaaaaaaaaccccgaaatcaatttaaggattttttttctaaataaaggtaattaagatttttttttaaaattttcatatataaaaaaaggccattgaattaaaataaaatttttgaggactttttttctaaacaaagcAGATTCACAATTTCTTGGATAAATATGACACTATCAACAGGCTTGGACATTGAACGGCAAAACAAACTGCTTTCACGCTTTCCGATCATTTGTTGATCGAATGAATGATGAAcggaaaaaatatgaacggcgttcattttcttattgtcttTTATGTGTaactttttgactattttttcggAAGATTACTACAACTTTTTTTCTGGATtatggatataattattatctttgatgatGGCTAATATGGATCTGATTTTGTATGTGCAACTCTTAATTACTTTGTAGATTGATTAATTTCTGTGAAATGTCTAACCGCacaatttttagtttattgacCAGTCGTCCTAGCGGGATCATTGTTATTGTCCAAGCAGGACGGAGAGGCTTTCATTTGGATGGAGAGATCATTTCCAGACATCACAAGAtgaataaacgaagtaataaaaattggcTGAAGTTAATGGTAGTTCAATGGAAAGAGATATGAATTCATTACGATTGGAAGACGCTCATATTTATTTACTGAAATGGCCACAAAAATTGGGGATTATTAGATCTATACTTGTGGTGTCTAAATACATAAGGATCAATGTTTGGATAGTGGttgtaaatttagttttatttcaaaaaatcttgctaTTTTAACTAAGCTTGGCGCCACTACACTCTTCTATTTCCTCCCTTTGACGTTGTGAGAACACAATGTGTCACAATGGAggtctacatatatatgtataattttttggtttttaggattattttgtataacgatgtaatagcgtatttaagtacttttatttgGTAATTCAATTTTGACGTCCCGTTTTCctgaatatgaataaaaaagggttttcattgtTGTAAAAAATGGTTGTTTACGCCCTCAAAAATGGTCAGCATTAACAATGCTGACGACATGTGAAAACACTCTATTGGTTCTCTTATTTTAGCAAATGTATTTACTGAATGACTTTTGTCATCAGAATGAagtataaaattagaaaaaggttGGAAACCCCTCTTGTTGTAGTAgttaaattgtacattttatttgagATGTTGAACTGACGTGCTAATACATTGTGGTGGTCACATATATTTGTGTGTTTCTAGTGTAAGTGATTATGCTAATTTAAATGGAAATGACGTCCTGTTACTTTGTGATACCTGCAGTTGGGGCTTCTAGTTAGGAACAAGGGTTATGGAATTCTGATAAAGTAATGTGTCTAGCATAATTAAAcaagtaataagtaatatttataacgCTAaggtttaacaaaaataaaagcaaaacactattgtaaatatatcatatcTTAAATTACAAACATAGATACAGTtaagcaaaaattataaatcatctgTATTGAAGAATTCCATATCCTTTTTGTGAGTACTCCTTTTATGCATGGCTAAAGAGTGCCTTGTTTTGTATCTGCCTCCACATTTATCACAAGCAAACCCATTTGTTACAAAATGTCTAGCTTcaacatgattttttatgtcACGTTTGATTGATGAGCTGTAAGAGCATTTACGGCATTTATATTTACCATTCGGGTCCTTAGGAGaaacaagttcaaaaatttttgCATCCAACAATTCTGAAATTAATAACATCATATAGGGagcatgaaaataaattattctgttacTTCCTCttatgaataattgatataCCATTAGCTTTAACTGTCCCATCTTCagattcttttttgaaattagaatccTCCTCTTGAAATTCAGGTTGAAAGGAAGATTCATATGCTCCTTGATCATTGTCAGTCTCTTGATACTCTAAATTGGAAGGTTCTCCCATCATTGTACTATTTCCCATAGGAGTAATATCCTCTATTTCGGAATCCTCATCTTCCTCTGTTGTACTCAGAGCAATCCTTTTGTTTTGCAAATGAAGGGGCGGAGATGATTCCCTTTTCACTTCGTGGAGGGAAAGATCATCCGTAGTAGAGATGGATCTTTTCGGCGCCGTGGTCTCAAACTTGTTCACTCCATTAGTGGATTGATCCTGCATGAGCCCATTGACTTTAAGCTCTTGAGCAATGGACAGGAATTGATCCAGTTCATGGGGTTTGATGCGTACTTCTCCATTGTACATGAAGCAAAGTACGGACTCCAAGTGATTGAAGTCGATTCCTCGTAAATACAGAAGTGGATGTTGATGAGGAATTGACTTAATCAAAGATCGGAAAAAGGAGGAACAGGCGCTGAGAATCACTTTGTGTGCCTTAATGTGTTTTGAGCCACAGGCAAGGGTCACGTCAAAGAAATCTTCGTCGTTTCTAAGTTGAGAAAAGCCAGATTTTATGTTGGACTCAAATTCATTCCAACGAAGACAAAGCGTTTCATTCGAGCCCATGATTCAAATGTAGCTTGattggaaatatttataagattctTCTTCGTATTCTGCCTCCAACTCtgatacttttatatatttccgaggacaattaattataattttatacttttattttgaatgaataaacaACATCATAGGTTTGGTAGAAaatagtgtttatttatttcacaaaaaagacTGTAGGGGAGACGGAAGCAGgttcaaacattttattatttaaagactATACCTgcctttatataattatatggcCAATTGTCAACACTTATGATGAGTGATAACTGATATCAGAAGTATTACTCAATCATCACTCATTAGTAGTGTTTGGTCAGAGGTAATAGAATCACAATTACCTTGGTGTTAGGTAATATTCAGAGGTATATAAAGTATCTCTTAGAGAGCAGGAGCACCTTTTTCtacttggcaatcaaaacaagggtatttaattttcctaagctgctattattattattcaattcttgaATATCTATGTGTTTAAGTAATAACGTGTGTGTGTaatcatgaaagacggagagcaACAATATGGGCTTGCTCGGGAGTcctaaatgtaagtccttgctggacTTGAGTAAAATTGAGTTATGGCACCGGTGTAATTCCAGCCCATATGCCCTTGCCAATTACGTAGTgggatttgtgcttatttccttcctcctacagctacttgcagctgatctaataaaacgtcgtCATAGCTTAGCTCCTCTGTcccaaaacaatcttcaaattttctgaattacaacgttaattttcggtttcttttatttttacataccggcggaacatattttatgcatcactaaTATATTATGTTGTCTATATTAATTCGAATTTAGAATGATATTCCGTATCCAACTTCAGaaacttgtaaaacaaataataatgtaaatttttttatcaatgtttaattccatcacttaatttatttattgaataaatgtaaatactaatttaatgaCGTCGGAAGcggctctaaaaaattattcaaaactcGATCATGTAATTATCCAATGAATAATGATTGATGAATACCTTCTCTAAAAGAAAGAGAAGACGAGCGAGAGGAGATACGACATGGAgtatttacaaagaataatgTATAAAGAACTAAAAGAGCAATTCGAGTAGTTCTGATAAATCGACAGCTTTCTTTTGTCGTGCGTTAAATAGCTGAAATCCAGGTCAACAActgattatttgtattaaaaatatctacctCAGTCTTGTGTTTTTTTCGTTAATTTATCTTCATCTAAAAGATCGAAATGCTTTGTTGCTGACCTCGTGAATTATTGCTTCTAcgctcaaaaatacataaattccaccagatcttctacggaatcatcATATACTtaatacttctacatatatgaACTATTGAGTTacataaaacgacaaaataatcGACTGAAGATCCAGTGATAAATAGAGAAAGTTCTCATCCACCATCCATTGCTCCTTCATTGAAGTTCTTGAGTCTTTTTCTCCTTAAGTCAACCCTACTTCGTCTCCAATTTTGAGGAGTAGGAAATAAAATCGGAATTCAGCCCTTAATCTAGATAAGTGGGTGAAAACTAACAAAACTTTCAAACTCAAAGGGAGAGGGgttcctaatttattttatttatagtggGTCGGgttaaaacattgaaaaaaactttttacagtCACACCACAAAATTTTAATAGGACCTATCTGAATTCAGTTTTGATTCCTCCTCCcacgtttatttttgttaaaaaaatagaatcatgtaataattaaatatatcatattagaaTCTACTTATAAATAGTCGTAAAAATAATACCAGCACACACACTTCTAGTGTAATAATATACACTAGCAAGAAAATGAttacgtaaaataaaaaaaattagttaaattgaaaaattaatgacacaattatataaaaaaaaaaaaaaccccgaagGCATTGATGAAATGTAATTTCATGTCGTTTAGAGCTTTAAATCAATGTGGGATCACAATGCAATTCATTGTTGTCATTTCAGGGTAAAACACTACAGTTTTATTTGTAACGACGCTTCAATTGTCCTGAAAAGTCATTTCTATTCGCGTGTTCTTATAACAAGCTTATTGTACTCCTTATTGAGTTTAGAAACTCTTTAATGTTCATTGAGATACGTTGATTTTTTAGTTGTGGACctgaaaatgtttaaattacacACATCAAAAGTCTAGATCCTTATATTAAGTGTAAGATGATGTTCACATGATAATTACCAAGAGTGTGTACAATTGATGGCAATCCAGACACAATGTAGGATTGCacatgaaaaaaaaccaaatggGCTCTACAATCCATGCAAAAATACAACTATaggaaaaggggaaaaaaaaaaagactagcAAAATGGAAAACATGCACATTTACacaatttaatatcaaaaataattattcaataggTGTTTTATTCAGCAcaatatacttcataaaataagattatcTAGTTATGTAACATAGTCCACATATCAATGCTTAGGTTaaataagagagaaaaaaacaacaacaacaaaaaaacacatgCATCACACCTGATGAAAGAGGTGTCTTGTCTATAAAAGTCTTTAAAAGAAAAGCAAAGCAGCATAAAACTATTGGGTTGATTGAACGACGCAGATTTGATTAAGAAGGTTAATCAAAGTTAAACTCCCGTTTAGGAATTCAATTCCATAAATTAAGTAGAACAAAGGCTAGAAATGGATCTAGTGACAatgaaaatacttaattaaatatgtagttAATCAAATTAGAGGGTAAACTAAgagaaaaacaatcaaaagaaCGATAATTTTGAATCTGAATTAATATCCACAAATCTATCTAATTCTATGCCGATGGTACATTAGAGAAAATTACATAGTTATCCCAATGCCCAAAAGGACAAACAAGGGAAAAATCTAgttattcaaattgttatgtaaagtcttttatttacttttatctcaTGACgaagggatttgttttaaataggttgtaatgtacctttttattaagtaaagtttacgtgtttatacattttagcagttatgtctatgtacatccttttaatattacttccttactgaatatatatatatatattcagtgtATGTTTGTAACCCCAATCTAAAGGTTTTCTTAGTGGCTTTGCTCTGGTCCGTTACTTCTGACTGTTGGTAGGGTTCGCAGTACACTACAagtggcgacgaggatgggatcaaaatcacgtgacctccctgctgtgggatcgtcggcgaagctagccctgctgGAGATGGATATCCCTTTTTCGTCGACAGGGAGAACGCTCTTTCGTCTACGGAAGGTGGATCAATACGGGCAGTTTGGGCCttgtggaggaaggaagagaaccgtGGTCACTTACAAGAAGGGAATTGTGTGTCCGTGTCAGAAACCACATAATTCCAATTGGATTTCATCCCATTAAGTTCTGGTTCTCAGATGTTCCTACTCTCGCGTTCACTTCATTGGTTAATGAACGTGAATAGTTTCTCCCATGGATCATccagagttggatgagggtacatcgagggTAAATGATGTTTCTTCCAGGAGCAGGCAGGGTGCTTGTGTTCCTAAAACCTCTCTAAGTGTGCGTGAAACTCTGTAAGGGGGAATGATGTTTCTCCCAGGAACTGGCAGGGTGCTCGCGTTCCTAAAACCCCTATGAGGAGTAGTgtctcctttctccggtgcgtgtgctgagagcacggcacgtctatggagataaattttgtatatacaagAGTAAATGGTTTGTCCGCGCCTGGTTATGGATGGAGCGGATAAATAGGCTTCTATTCGTGTAGCAGAACCTGGATAAGCACCGGCATGGATATGGTGCTTGGGGGTAATGTATTCGTATCTCCTTCCCTCTTATTCTCTTAGTTCTTGTAttgtcttgtatatatatatgcttgtAAAGTACTGTCTTTACCTCTTTATAAGTATAGATAGCCatggattatatgtatatatcagagtagtgttttgtattaataagaatat is part of the Lepeophtheirus salmonis chromosome 14, UVic_Lsal_1.4, whole genome shotgun sequence genome and harbors:
- the LOC121129315 gene encoding zinc finger and BTB domain-containing protein 24 — translated: MGSNETLCLRWNEFESNIKSGFSQLRNDEDFFDVTLACGSKHIKAHKVILSACSSFFRSLIKSIPHQHPLLYLRGIDFNHLESVLCFMYNGEVRIKPHELDQFLSIAQELKVNGLMQDQSTNGVNKFETTAPKRSISTTDDLSLHEVKRESSPPLHLQNKRIALSTTEEDEDSEIEDITPMGNSTMMGEPSNLEYQETDNDQGAYESSFQPEFQEEDSNFKKESEDGTVKANELLDAKIFELVSPKDPNGKYKCRKCSYSSSIKRDIKNHVEARHFVTNGFACDKCGGRYKTRHSLAMHKRSTHKKDMEFFNTDDL
- the LOC121129311 gene encoding integrator complex subunit 6-A, whose translation is MTIIVFLVDTSASMEQKAYASGRCSLLDVAKGAVEFFVKMRQKFPESRGDRYMLLTFEDYPRNIKAGWKENFQTFMNELKNLVGSGMTTMGSALKQVFDILNMNRMQTGIDMYGQGRYPFYLEPVVIIVISDGGKLTTQDTVETELNLPMHSTVPGSELTREPFRWDQRLYALVLRMAGTPPASQDGHVATDKSPIDAMCEVTGGRSYVVTSHRVLHQCIDSLVQKLQSGVVVHFEKMGPDPPILNKHPDNDDSVQIADEDTLNAKVLTFSNENNCNIMPHTPNPILSPSNINWHNCRRLIYVPKSTQKGFTLGFWPFPESFLPDSNSPTLIKRSAHPNVKFTCSSQEPMIIDNLPFDKYELEPSPLTLYILARKQPKISWQVFIQGSGKGGLQDKGYPFGYLKASTNLLSVNLFVLPYNYPILLPLLDVLFRQHRLKPTNEWKNEFNNYLKTMPSYYAGPLRKALIRMGAGNLAMSLIPESLDNCLSYRVTTYLKRLKNQAKLEYDKTLSSTPIQRNGIENLNIVPRSPLRKELLLSSFPQNKVVHSRDQLIDFSGYTLQCRESKTCHYNTCRNPFDVPRHDLLDQIVRMETNFLKSMRNSKLVDDDTKHSLPIGLMGNYQDFLKHMPPPLREIEDIPIRQHMFGNPFKINKNIMLDEVVDEIALAGGTSIHSGGINQLTNRKRFTDSSNSHIPKKFKKGPLPRDFIYRSPSHSAHLSRNHNVDDQNLDKGNKSLLIHEVSGDSVFPTNSVNNSLVIHSNHVSNTITPEMVVELHEDSDPPQLSIPENTLIPSVMIKDGLCTENELSGNAIEGSKVFNIKKDNSDAPVSIIFESSCREELNTPYDSDEDQISITSLDPLSDLNEEGQSLLRHNTEELRSIKLRNQNIRRIICKEVKRPGKNHDRLYQILKEELHGPSQIRRYYIEKMIEEAFRFKRKSLAEYLLLKMDELIRI